A portion of the Pseudomonas synxantha BG33R genome contains these proteins:
- the nadE gene encoding ammonia-dependent NAD(+) synthetase, translated as MQAVQREIAQQLKVQAPFKDQAALEAEVARRVAFIQDCLRNSGLKALVLGISGGVDSLTAGLLAQRAVQELRASSGDEAYRFIAVRLPYETQFDEHEAQASVDFIEPDERHTVNIGPAVKALANEVAAFEGKAAVSRDFVLGNTKARMRMVAQYTIAGAASGLVIGTDHAAEAVMGFFTKFGDGACDLAPLSGLVKNQVRAIARHFGAPESLVEKIPTADLEDLSPGKPDEASHGVTYAEIDAFLHGEPVREEAFRIICETYRKTEHKRVMPFAP; from the coding sequence ATGCAAGCCGTACAGCGTGAGATTGCGCAGCAGCTCAAGGTGCAAGCGCCGTTCAAAGACCAGGCCGCACTGGAGGCAGAAGTCGCCAGGCGCGTAGCCTTTATCCAGGACTGCCTGCGCAATTCCGGGCTCAAGGCCCTGGTGCTGGGCATCAGCGGCGGCGTCGACTCCCTGACCGCAGGCCTGTTGGCCCAACGTGCCGTGCAGGAACTGCGCGCCAGCAGTGGCGATGAGGCTTATCGTTTTATCGCCGTGCGCCTGCCCTATGAAACCCAGTTCGACGAACACGAAGCCCAGGCTTCGGTGGACTTCATCGAGCCGGACGAGCGCCACACCGTCAACATCGGCCCGGCGGTCAAAGCCCTGGCCAATGAAGTCGCAGCGTTTGAAGGCAAGGCGGCGGTGTCCCGCGACTTCGTACTGGGCAACACCAAGGCGCGTATGCGCATGGTGGCGCAGTACACCATCGCCGGCGCGGCCAGTGGCCTGGTGATTGGTACCGACCATGCGGCGGAAGCGGTGATGGGCTTTTTCACCAAGTTCGGTGATGGTGCCTGCGATCTGGCGCCATTGAGCGGGCTGGTGAAAAACCAGGTGCGAGCGATTGCCCGGCATTTTGGTGCGCCCGAGTCACTGGTAGAAAAGATCCCGACGGCGGACCTGGAAGACTTGTCGCCGGGCAAGCCGGACGAAGCGTCACATGGCGTGACCTATGCAGAGATTGATGCGTTCCTGCACGGTGAGCCGGTGCGTGAGGAGGCGTTCAGGATTATCTGCGAGACGTATCGCAAGACTGAGCACAAGCGGGTGATGCCGTTTGCGCCTTGA
- a CDS encoding transglutaminase family protein produces MSARYQIFHDTHYHYDSPVSLAQQLAHLWPRPCTWQRCTWQTLDISPPPSSRRDELDVFGNPITRLAFERPHDELLVNAGLTVEVLARPALDLGQSPAWDRTRDSFTYSSQALSMEVIEACRYRFESPYVHLKKTFVEFSESCFPPGEPLLVGVQALMQKIFSEFTFDAEATQVATPLVEVLERRRGVCQDFAHLMLACLRSRGLAARYISGYLLTQPPPGQPRLIGADASHAWVSVFCPRLGWVDFDPTNNVQPALEHITLAWGRDFSDVSPLRGVILGGGSHDPEVRVTVMPLE; encoded by the coding sequence ATGAGTGCGCGCTATCAGATTTTTCACGATACCCATTACCACTACGACAGCCCGGTGTCCCTGGCCCAGCAGCTGGCGCATCTGTGGCCACGGCCGTGTACGTGGCAGCGTTGCACCTGGCAAACCCTGGACATCAGCCCGCCGCCTTCTTCACGCCGCGATGAGCTGGACGTGTTTGGCAACCCGATCACGCGCCTGGCGTTCGAGCGGCCTCATGATGAGCTGCTGGTCAATGCCGGGTTGACCGTGGAAGTGCTGGCGCGACCCGCGCTGGACCTAGGGCAATCGCCGGCGTGGGACCGCACCCGTGACAGTTTTACCTACAGCAGCCAGGCGCTGTCGATGGAGGTGATTGAAGCCTGCCGCTATCGCTTCGAATCGCCGTACGTGCATCTGAAAAAAACCTTCGTCGAGTTCTCTGAAAGCTGCTTCCCGCCTGGCGAGCCGTTGTTGGTCGGCGTGCAGGCGTTGATGCAAAAGATTTTCAGCGAATTCACCTTTGATGCCGAAGCCACTCAGGTCGCCACGCCGCTGGTGGAGGTGCTGGAGCGTCGTCGCGGCGTGTGCCAGGACTTCGCCCACCTGATGCTCGCCTGCCTGCGCTCACGGGGCCTGGCGGCGCGCTACATCAGCGGCTACCTGCTGACCCAGCCACCGCCCGGCCAGCCACGGCTGATCGGCGCCGATGCGTCCCATGCGTGGGTCTCGGTATTCTGCCCGCGGTTGGGCTGGGTGGATTTCGATCCGACCAACAATGTGCAGCCGGCACTGGAGCACATCACCCTGGCCTGGGGCCGGGATTTCTCCGATGTGTCGCCGTTGCGTGGGGTGATTCTGGGGGGAGGGAGCCATGACCCGGAGGTGCGGGTGACGGTGATGCCGCTGGAGTAG
- a CDS encoding YgiQ family radical SAM protein, whose product MQTAKPLFDYPKYWAECFGPAPFLPMSREEMDQLGWDSCDIIIVTGDAYVDHPSFGMAIIGRLLESQGFRVGIIAQPNWQSKDDFMKLGEPNLFFGVAAGNMDSMINRYTADKKIRSDDAYTPGGMAGKRPDRASLVYSQRCKEAYKNVPIVLGGIEASLRRIAHYDYWQDRVRNSILIDATADILLYGNAERAIVEVAQRLSWGHKIEDITDVRGTAFIRRDTPAGWYEVDSTRIDRPGKVDKIINPYVNTQDTQACAIEQEKGPVDDPEEAKVVQILASPRMTRDKTVIRLPSVEKVRGDAVLYAHANRVLHLETNPGNARALVQKHGDVDVWFNPPPIPMTTEEMDYVFGMPYARVPHPAYGNEKIPAYDMIRFSVNIMRGCFGGCTFCSITEHEGRIIQNRSEESIIREIEEIRDKVPGFTGVISDLGGPTANMYRIACKSPEIESACRKPSCVFPGICPNLNTDHSSLIQLYRSARALPGVKKILIASGLRYDLAVESPEYVKELVTHHVGGYLKIAPEHTEEGPLNQMMKPGIGSYDKFKRMFEKYTKEAGKEQYLIPYFIAAHPGTTDEDMMNLALWLKGNGFRADQVQAFYPSPMATATAMYHSGKNPLRKVTYKSDAVTIVKSEEQRRLHKAFLRYHDPKGWPMLREALTRMGRADLIGPGKDQLIPLHQPATDSYQSARRKNSTPAGSHKVAKETTTRILTQHTGLPPRGSDGSNPWDKREQAKAAAQARNKQAAKERADAAKGKGGKPARKPVVPR is encoded by the coding sequence ATGCAAACAGCCAAGCCGTTATTTGACTATCCCAAGTACTGGGCCGAATGTTTCGGTCCTGCGCCATTCCTGCCGATGAGCAGGGAGGAGATGGATCAGCTTGGCTGGGATTCCTGCGACATCATCATCGTCACCGGAGATGCGTATGTGGATCACCCATCGTTCGGCATGGCGATCATCGGCCGGCTGCTGGAGTCCCAGGGCTTTCGCGTCGGGATCATTGCCCAGCCGAACTGGCAGTCCAAAGACGACTTCATGAAGCTCGGCGAACCGAACCTGTTCTTCGGCGTCGCGGCCGGCAACATGGACTCGATGATCAACCGCTACACCGCCGACAAGAAAATCCGCTCCGACGACGCCTACACCCCAGGCGGCATGGCCGGCAAACGCCCGGACCGCGCCAGCCTGGTGTACAGCCAGCGCTGCAAGGAAGCCTACAAGAACGTGCCGATCGTGCTTGGCGGCATCGAAGCCTCCCTGCGCCGTATCGCCCACTACGACTACTGGCAGGACCGGGTGCGCAACTCGATCCTGATCGACGCCACCGCCGATATCCTGCTGTACGGCAACGCCGAGCGCGCCATTGTCGAAGTCGCCCAGCGCCTGTCGTGGGGCCACAAGATCGAAGACATCACCGACGTGCGCGGCACCGCGTTCATTCGCCGTGACACACCCGCGGGCTGGTACGAAGTGGACTCCACGCGTATCGACCGCCCGGGCAAGGTCGACAAGATCATCAACCCGTACGTCAACACCCAGGACACCCAGGCCTGCGCCATCGAGCAAGAGAAAGGGCCGGTGGATGACCCGGAAGAAGCCAAGGTCGTGCAGATCCTGGCCAGCCCGCGCATGACCCGCGACAAGACTGTGATCCGCCTGCCGTCGGTGGAAAAAGTCCGCGGTGACGCGGTGCTCTACGCCCACGCCAACCGCGTGCTGCACCTGGAAACCAACCCGGGCAACGCCCGCGCCCTGGTGCAGAAACATGGTGACGTGGACGTTTGGTTCAACCCGCCGCCCATCCCCATGACCACCGAAGAAATGGACTACGTGTTCGGTATGCCTTATGCCCGCGTACCGCACCCTGCGTATGGCAACGAGAAAATCCCGGCCTACGACATGATCCGCTTCTCGGTAAACATCATGCGTGGCTGCTTCGGCGGCTGCACCTTCTGCTCGATCACCGAGCACGAAGGCCGCATCATCCAGAACCGTTCCGAAGAGTCGATCATTCGCGAAATCGAAGAGATCCGCGACAAGGTGCCGGGCTTTACCGGGGTGATCTCCGACCTCGGCGGGCCGACCGCGAACATGTACCGCATTGCCTGCAAGAGCCCGGAAATCGAATCCGCGTGCCGCAAGCCGTCGTGCGTGTTCCCTGGCATCTGCCCGAACCTGAATACCGACCACTCGTCGCTGATCCAGCTGTACCGCAGCGCCCGTGCATTGCCGGGGGTGAAGAAGATTTTGATTGCTTCCGGCCTGCGCTACGACCTGGCCGTCGAGTCGCCTGAGTACGTGAAAGAGCTGGTGACCCATCACGTGGGTGGCTACCTGAAGATCGCCCCGGAACACACCGAGGAAGGCCCGCTCAACCAAATGATGAAACCGGGCATCGGCAGCTATGACAAGTTCAAGCGCATGTTCGAGAAGTACACCAAGGAAGCGGGCAAGGAGCAGTACCTGATCCCGTACTTCATCGCCGCCCACCCGGGCACCACCGATGAAGACATGATGAACCTGGCCCTGTGGCTCAAGGGCAACGGCTTCCGTGCCGATCAGGTGCAGGCGTTCTACCCGTCGCCGATGGCCACCGCCACCGCGATGTACCACTCGGGCAAGAACCCGCTGCGCAAGGTCACCTACAAGAGCGACGCGGTGACCATCGTCAAGAGCGAAGAACAGCGCCGTCTGCACAAGGCGTTCCTGCGCTATCACGACCCCAAAGGCTGGCCAATGTTGCGTGAAGCACTGACGCGCATGGGCCGCGCCGACCTGATCGGACCGGGTAAAGACCAGTTGATCCCGCTGCACCAGCCGGCCACCGACAGCTACCAGAGCGCCCGTCGCAAGAACTCGACGCCGGCCGGCAGCCACAAGGTCGCCAAGGAAACCACCACCAGGATCCTCACCCAGCACACCGGCCTGCCGCCCCGTGGCAGCGACGGCAGCAACCCGTGGGACAAGCGTGAGCAAGCCAAGGCGGCTGCTCAGGCGCGTAACAAGCAGGCCGCCAAAGAGCGTGCCGATGCGGCCAAGGGCAAGGGCGGCAAGCCTGCGCGCAAGCCGGTAGTGCCGCGTTGA
- a CDS encoding circularly permuted type 2 ATP-grasp protein has translation MSDLLDRYPLTAGTYHELLDAGGAVRAHWQRLLDHLQRSTPAQLAQRQALLTRQIQENGVTYNVYADPKGADRPWELDLLPHVLAADEWQQLSAGIAQRARLLNAVLADLYGPQRLIKEGLLPAELVFGHNNFLWPCQGIQPPDGAFLHLYAVDLARTPDGRWWVTADRTQAPSGAGYALENRTIVSRAFPDLYRDLQVQHLTGFFRTLQETLARQAPGDDQPPLIVLLTPGRFNESYFEHLYLARQLGYPLVEGGDLTVRDSTVFLKTLSGLRRVHAIMRRLDDDFCDPLELRTDSALGVPGLLDAVRQGNVLVANALGSGVLESPGLLGFLPKINEFLFGEALILPSIATWWCGEAPVLAEALGKLPELLIKPAFPSQSFAPVFGRDLNEQQRQALAERMRARPYAYVAQELAQLSQAPVWHTEEDHLQHRAIGMRVYAVASDEGYRVLPGGLTRVAADADAEVVSMQRGGASKDTWVLGERASAGEQWRAQRAIGVHDLVRRDPYLPSRVVENLFWFGRYCERCDDSARWLRIVLARYVDGDDPLALQAAVELGESLRLLPEEGELPERLLAALLGDDWPSSLRANLQRLQWAASQVRGKLSRENWQALVELQREAMELESQAPDFGELLDFLNRLVMSLAALSGFALDDMTRDEGWRFLMMGRRIERLQFLSTSLAAFLRGVAVFDQAGLEWLLELGNSSITYRSRYLAVPQLIPVLDLLLLDEQNPHAVLFQLKLVSRTVRRLNDDFGVPRETGLAPLVERLGRFDLGCLENPLFGEPSVRAALDGLADLLQAVADESGQVSDRLALRHFAHVDDVSQQTVSV, from the coding sequence ATGTCCGACTTGCTCGACCGTTACCCGTTGACCGCGGGCACCTATCACGAACTGCTGGACGCCGGCGGCGCGGTGCGTGCCCATTGGCAGCGCTTGCTCGACCATCTGCAACGCAGTACGCCCGCACAACTGGCCCAGCGCCAGGCGTTGCTGACGCGGCAGATCCAGGAAAACGGCGTGACCTATAACGTCTACGCCGACCCCAAGGGCGCTGATCGCCCGTGGGAGCTGGACCTGCTGCCCCATGTGCTGGCCGCCGATGAGTGGCAGCAACTGTCGGCCGGCATCGCCCAGCGTGCGCGACTGCTCAATGCGGTGCTGGCCGACCTGTATGGCCCGCAGCGCCTGATCAAGGAAGGCTTGCTGCCGGCCGAACTGGTGTTCGGGCATAACAATTTCCTGTGGCCGTGCCAGGGCATCCAGCCGCCCGACGGTGCGTTCCTGCATCTGTACGCGGTCGACCTGGCGCGCACGCCGGATGGCCGCTGGTGGGTCACCGCCGACCGCACCCAAGCCCCGTCGGGCGCCGGCTACGCCCTGGAAAACCGCACCATCGTGTCTCGCGCCTTCCCGGATCTGTACCGTGATTTGCAGGTGCAGCACCTCACCGGTTTTTTTCGCACCTTGCAGGAAACCCTGGCCCGCCAGGCGCCCGGCGATGACCAGCCGCCACTGATCGTGCTGCTCACGCCGGGGCGTTTCAACGAAAGCTATTTCGAACATCTGTATCTCGCCCGTCAGCTCGGCTACCCACTGGTAGAAGGCGGCGACCTTACCGTGCGCGACAGCACGGTGTTCCTGAAAACCCTCAGCGGTCTGCGCCGGGTCCACGCGATCATGCGCCGCCTGGATGACGATTTCTGCGACCCTCTGGAGCTGCGTACCGACTCGGCCCTGGGCGTGCCCGGCCTGCTTGACGCCGTGCGCCAAGGCAATGTGCTGGTGGCCAATGCCTTGGGCAGCGGCGTGCTGGAGTCGCCGGGCTTGTTGGGGTTCCTGCCGAAGATCAACGAGTTCCTGTTCGGTGAAGCGCTGATCCTGCCGTCGATTGCCACCTGGTGGTGCGGTGAGGCACCGGTGCTGGCCGAGGCACTGGGCAAGCTCCCGGAACTGTTGATCAAGCCGGCGTTTCCTTCGCAAAGTTTCGCCCCGGTGTTCGGTCGTGATTTGAATGAACAACAACGCCAGGCCCTGGCCGAGCGGATGCGCGCGCGGCCTTACGCCTATGTCGCCCAGGAGCTGGCGCAGTTGTCCCAGGCGCCGGTGTGGCATACCGAAGAAGATCATCTGCAACACCGCGCCATCGGGATGCGTGTGTACGCGGTAGCCAGCGATGAGGGGTATCGCGTGCTGCCCGGTGGCCTGACCCGTGTGGCCGCCGACGCCGATGCCGAAGTGGTGTCGATGCAACGCGGCGGTGCGAGCAAGGACACATGGGTGCTCGGCGAGCGCGCCAGCGCTGGTGAACAGTGGCGTGCCCAGCGCGCCATTGGCGTCCATGATCTGGTGCGCCGCGACCCGTATCTGCCGTCGCGGGTGGTGGAAAACCTGTTCTGGTTTGGCCGTTATTGCGAACGCTGCGATGACAGTGCGCGCTGGCTGCGCATTGTGCTGGCGCGTTATGTCGACGGCGACGATCCGTTGGCATTGCAGGCGGCGGTCGAACTTGGAGAAAGCCTGCGCCTGTTGCCGGAGGAGGGCGAGCTACCGGAGCGTCTGCTCGCGGCCTTGCTCGGTGATGACTGGCCCTCAAGCCTGCGCGCCAATTTGCAGCGCTTGCAGTGGGCAGCGTCCCAGGTGCGCGGCAAGCTGTCGCGGGAAAACTGGCAGGCCCTGGTGGAGCTGCAACGCGAAGCCATGGAGCTGGAAAGCCAAGCCCCGGACTTCGGCGAGCTGCTGGATTTTCTCAACCGTTTGGTGATGTCTTTGGCGGCGCTGTCCGGGTTTGCCCTGGATGATATGACCCGCGATGAAGGCTGGCGCTTTTTGATGATGGGCCGGCGCATTGAGCGTCTGCAATTTCTCAGTACCAGCCTGGCAGCGTTTCTGCGCGGTGTGGCGGTGTTCGATCAGGCGGGGCTGGAGTGGTTGCTGGAGCTGGGCAACAGCAGCATCACCTATCGCTCGCGCTACCTGGCGGTGCCGCAGCTGATCCCGGTGCTCGACCTGTTGTTGCTCGATGAGCAGAACCCCCATGCGGTGCTGTTCCAGCTCAAACTGGTGAGCCGCACCGTGCGTCGGCTCAATGATGATTTTGGGGTGCCCAGGGAAACCGGCCTCGCGCCGTTGGTGGAGCGCCTGGGGCGCTTTGACCTGGGGTGCCTTGAAAACCCGTTGTTTGGCGAGCCCAGCGTGCGTGCCGCGCTGGATGGCCTGGCCGACCTGCTGCAAGCGGTCGCCGATGAGAGCGGGCAAGTGTCGGATCGCCTGGCGCTGCGCCATTTTGCCCATGTGGATGATGTCAGCCAGCAAACGGTGTCGGTGTGA
- a CDS encoding DUF2126 domain-containing protein, translated as MSIHVALHHVTHYRYDRAVELGPQIVRLRPAAHSRTRILSYALKVLPEQHFINWQQDPQGNYLARLVFPEKTDELRVEVDLVAEMAVFNPFDFFLEPYAEKIPFSYAADEQRELAPYLETLPLTPRFAAYLAGIDRTPLPAVDFLVGLNQRLAADIGYLIRMEPGVQTPEFTLENASGSCRDSAWLLVQLLRNLGLAARFVSGYLIQLTADVKALDGPSGTEVDFTDLHAWCEVYLPGAGWIGLDATSGLFAGEGHIPLACSPDPSSAAPISGLVEPCECEFTHEMSVERIWEAPRVTKPYTEEQWLAIQALGRQIDGDLLKDDVRLTMGGEPTFVSIDDPDGAEWNTAALGPDKRRLSAELFQRLRQHYAPKGLVHFGQGKWYPGEQLPRWSLNCYWRRDGVPIWHNSALVADEQEDYGADGVMAGRFLASVAERLKLPARFVFPAFEDNFYYLWREGALPQNVTAQDPRLSDDLERERLRKVFSQGLDKVIGQVLPLARTAANDRWQSGRWYLRDNHCRLVPGDSPLGYRLPLASQPWVTAAEYPFVHPTDPNQDQPGLPTAEQLRSPGEPARSDERVPQVDESADWLTRTALCAEAREGRLYLFMPPLERVEDYLELVTAIEATAQELHCPVLLEGYEPPADTRLSNFRVTPDPGVIEVNVQPSATWDELVERTEFLYEEARQTRLTTEKFMIDGRHTGTGGGNHFVLGGATPKDSPFLRRPDLLRSLISYWHNHPSLSYLFSGLFIGPTSQAPRVDEARNDALYELEIAFAQMPAPGEECPPWLVDRLLRNLLIDVTGNTHRAEFCIDKLYSPDGATGRLGLLELRAFEMPPHARMSLTQQLLLRALVARFWREPYAPPKLARWGTELHDRFLLPHFIEQDFADVIVELNAAGYPLRAEWFAPHLEFRFPKVGDYAVSGIELELRQALEPWHVLGEEGAVGGTVRYVDSSLERLQVKLTGLPAQRYLLTCNGIPVPLQPTGRVGEFVAGVRYRAWQPANCLQPTIAVHAPLVFDLLDTWMQRSLGGCQYHVAHPGGRNYDSLPVNANEAESRRMARFFRLGHSPGKLVVPTVVVNGELPMTLDLRRFTKNKE; from the coding sequence GTGTCGATTCATGTCGCGTTGCACCACGTTACGCATTACCGCTACGACCGTGCTGTTGAACTCGGCCCACAGATCGTTCGGCTACGCCCGGCGGCCCATAGCCGTACGCGGATTTTGTCCTACGCGCTGAAAGTGCTGCCGGAGCAGCATTTCATCAACTGGCAGCAAGACCCTCAGGGTAATTACCTGGCGCGCCTGGTATTCCCGGAAAAGACTGACGAGTTGCGCGTCGAAGTCGACTTAGTCGCCGAGATGGCGGTGTTCAATCCGTTCGATTTTTTCCTGGAGCCCTACGCCGAAAAAATCCCGTTCAGCTACGCCGCCGATGAGCAGCGCGAGCTGGCGCCGTATCTGGAAACCTTGCCGCTGACGCCAAGGTTTGCCGCCTACCTGGCCGGTATTGACCGCACACCCTTGCCCGCGGTGGATTTCCTGGTTGGGCTGAACCAACGCCTGGCCGCCGATATCGGCTACCTGATCCGCATGGAACCGGGCGTGCAAACCCCGGAGTTCACCCTGGAAAACGCGTCCGGCTCCTGCCGCGACTCGGCCTGGCTGTTGGTGCAATTGCTGCGCAACCTCGGCTTGGCGGCGCGATTTGTCTCTGGTTATCTGATTCAGCTCACCGCTGACGTCAAAGCCCTCGACGGCCCCTCCGGTACCGAGGTGGACTTCACCGACCTGCACGCCTGGTGCGAAGTGTATTTGCCCGGCGCTGGCTGGATTGGCCTGGATGCCACGTCCGGGTTGTTCGCCGGTGAAGGGCATATCCCCTTGGCCTGTAGTCCCGACCCATCCTCCGCTGCACCGATCAGTGGGTTGGTGGAACCGTGCGAATGCGAATTCACCCACGAGATGTCGGTGGAGCGCATCTGGGAAGCGCCACGGGTGACCAAGCCCTACACCGAAGAACAATGGCTGGCGATCCAGGCCCTGGGCCGGCAGATCGATGGCGATCTGCTCAAGGACGACGTACGCCTGACCATGGGCGGCGAGCCGACCTTCGTTTCTATCGACGACCCCGACGGCGCCGAGTGGAACACCGCAGCCCTGGGGCCGGACAAGCGTCGCCTGTCGGCCGAGCTGTTCCAGCGCCTGCGCCAGCACTATGCGCCCAAGGGCCTGGTGCATTTCGGCCAAGGCAAGTGGTACCCCGGCGAGCAACTGCCGCGCTGGTCGCTCAATTGCTACTGGCGCCGCGACGGCGTGCCGATCTGGCACAACAGTGCACTGGTCGCCGATGAGCAAGAAGACTACGGCGCCGATGGGGTGATGGCCGGGCGTTTCCTGGCCAGCGTCGCCGAGCGCCTGAAACTGCCGGCGCGCTTTGTGTTCCCTGCGTTCGAGGACAATTTCTACTACCTGTGGCGCGAAGGGGCGCTGCCCCAGAACGTCACCGCCCAAGACCCGCGCCTGAGCGACGACCTGGAGCGTGAGCGCCTGCGCAAAGTGTTCAGCCAGGGCCTGGATAAAGTCATCGGCCAAGTGCTGCCGCTGGCACGGACTGCGGCCAATGACCGCTGGCAGAGTGGGCGTTGGTACCTGCGCGATAACCACTGCCGCCTGGTGCCGGGTGATTCGCCGCTGGGTTACCGGCTGCCGTTGGCTTCCCAGCCCTGGGTGACGGCGGCAGAGTATCCGTTCGTGCACCCGACCGACCCGAACCAGGACCAGCCCGGGCTTCCCACGGCGGAGCAACTGCGCAGCCCTGGCGAGCCGGCCCGGAGTGACGAGCGTGTGCCGCAGGTGGATGAGTCCGCCGACTGGCTGACCCGTACCGCGCTGTGCGCCGAAGCACGGGAAGGGCGCCTGTACCTGTTTATGCCGCCGCTGGAGCGCGTCGAGGATTACCTGGAGCTGGTGACTGCCATTGAGGCCACCGCCCAAGAGCTGCATTGCCCGGTACTGCTGGAGGGCTACGAGCCGCCAGCGGATACGCGCCTGAGCAATTTCCGGGTCACGCCAGATCCTGGTGTCATCGAGGTCAACGTACAGCCGTCCGCCACCTGGGACGAGTTGGTGGAACGCACCGAATTCCTCTACGAAGAGGCCCGGCAAACCCGCCTGACCACCGAGAAGTTCATGATCGATGGGCGCCATACCGGCACCGGTGGCGGTAACCACTTCGTGCTGGGCGGCGCGACGCCCAAGGACTCGCCCTTCCTGCGCCGGCCGGACCTGCTGCGCAGCCTGATCAGCTACTGGCACAACCACCCGTCGTTGTCCTATTTGTTCTCCGGCCTGTTTATCGGCCCCACCTCCCAGGCGCCCAGGGTGGATGAGGCGCGCAACGATGCGCTGTATGAACTGGAAATCGCCTTCGCGCAGATGCCGGCACCGGGCGAGGAGTGCCCGCCGTGGTTAGTGGATCGCCTGTTGCGCAACCTGCTGATCGACGTGACGGGTAATACCCATCGCGCCGAATTCTGTATCGACAAACTCTACTCACCGGACGGCGCCACGGGCCGCCTGGGCCTGCTGGAGTTGCGCGCTTTCGAAATGCCACCCCATGCGCGCATGAGCCTGACTCAGCAATTGCTGCTGCGCGCGCTGGTCGCACGGTTCTGGCGCGAACCTTATGCGCCGCCGAAGCTGGCGCGTTGGGGCACTGAGTTGCACGACCGCTTCCTGTTGCCGCACTTTATCGAGCAGGACTTTGCTGACGTGATCGTCGAGCTGAACGCGGCCGGCTACCCGCTGCGTGCCGAATGGTTCGCGCCGCACTTGGAATTCCGCTTCCCCAAGGTGGGCGACTACGCCGTCAGCGGTATCGAACTGGAACTGCGCCAGGCCCTGGAGCCTTGGCATGTGTTGGGCGAGGAGGGCGCGGTAGGCGGCACGGTACGTTATGTGGATTCGTCTCTGGAGCGCCTGCAAGTCAAGTTGACTGGCCTGCCGGCGCAGCGCTATCTGCTGACCTGCAACGGCATACCCGTGCCGCTGCAACCGACCGGTCGGGTGGGAGAGTTTGTTGCCGGTGTGCGTTACCGCGCCTGGCAACCGGCCAACTGCCTGCAACCGACCATTGCAGTCCATGCGCCGTTGGTGTTCGACCTGCTCGACACCTGGATGCAGCGCTCGCTGGGTGGCTGCCAATACCATGTGGCGCATCCGGGCGGGCGCAATTACGACAGCTTGCCGGTGAATGCCAATGAGGCGGAAAGCCGGCGCATGGCGCGGTTTTTCCGCTTGGGGCATAGCCCTGGCAAGCTTGTGGTGCCGACTGTAGTGGTGAACGGTGAATTGCCAATGACCCTGGATTTGCGGCGTTTTACAAAAAATAAGGAATGA
- the azu gene encoding azurin gives MFAKLVAVSLLTLASGQLLAAECKVTVDSTDQMSFNTKEITIDKSCKQFTVELTHSGNLPKNVMGHNWVLTTEANMQPVATDGMAAGIDKDYLKAGDERIIAHTKIIGAGEKDSVTFDVSKLKADEKYSFFCSFPGHISMMKGAVVLK, from the coding sequence ATGTTCGCCAAACTCGTTGCTGTTTCCCTGCTGACTCTGGCTAGCGGCCAGTTGCTTGCTGCAGAGTGCAAGGTCACTGTCGACTCCACCGACCAGATGTCTTTCAATACCAAAGAAATCACCATCGACAAGAGCTGCAAGCAGTTCACCGTTGAGCTGACTCACTCGGGCAACCTGCCCAAGAACGTGATGGGGCATAACTGGGTGCTGACCACTGAAGCCAACATGCAGCCTGTGGCTACTGACGGTATGGCTGCAGGTATCGATAAGGATTATCTGAAAGCCGGTGATGAGCGCATCATCGCCCACACCAAGATCATTGGTGCTGGCGAGAAAGACTCGGTGACCTTCGACGTCTCCAAGCTCAAAGCCGATGAGAAGTACAGCTTCTTCTGCTCGTTCCCTGGCCACATCTCGATGATGAAAGGTGCCGTGGTCCTGAAGTAA